Proteins co-encoded in one Acidobacteriota bacterium genomic window:
- a CDS encoding ThiF family adenylyltransferase has product MDIDLSFSQAAVVMPVEFNSLRFIVVGAGGTGSFVVPALARLIFELKQQQNKSAEMLIVDPDVVENANIPRSNFCFAEVGRYKGQILAERVSMAWGIETSFSCEKFDPGKHLKGSNSDYRNLTIIIGCVDNYMARREMHRALDEFRDYGDASRLWWIDGGNGRSSGQVLLGSTTRRLKPEQYFTGTSICRALPAPSLQHPDLLEPEKIEARSDVSCPERVRQGEQGLNINQRVAIEMAEMLSSMLLTRTLKRFAVYFDLDSGTGKSRYCTLDSITEGTRL; this is encoded by the coding sequence ATGGATATCGATCTCAGCTTTTCGCAGGCCGCCGTTGTGATGCCTGTCGAGTTCAACTCTCTTCGGTTCATTGTTGTCGGTGCCGGAGGAACAGGTTCCTTTGTAGTTCCTGCTCTAGCGCGACTGATTTTCGAACTAAAGCAGCAGCAAAACAAATCCGCCGAAATGCTGATCGTTGACCCGGACGTGGTAGAAAACGCAAATATTCCGCGCAGCAATTTCTGCTTCGCTGAAGTCGGACGATACAAGGGACAGATACTAGCGGAACGAGTTTCTATGGCTTGGGGAATAGAAACAAGCTTTTCTTGTGAGAAGTTTGATCCCGGGAAGCATCTTAAAGGCTCGAATAGCGACTACCGAAATCTGACGATCATCATCGGTTGCGTCGATAACTACATGGCTCGACGAGAGATGCATCGCGCTCTTGATGAGTTTCGCGACTACGGTGACGCGTCCAGACTTTGGTGGATAGACGGTGGTAACGGAAGATCGTCGGGCCAAGTATTGCTAGGCTCGACAACAAGGCGCTTAAAACCCGAACAATACTTCACGGGAACTAGTATCTGCCGAGCACTTCCGGCACCGTCGCTTCAGCACCCCGATCTTCTTGAACCCGAAAAAATTGAGGCGAGGAGTGATGTATCGTGTCCCGAACGGGTTCGTCAGGGCGAGCAAGGTCTTAACATCAATCAGCGGGTGGCGATCGAGATGGCTGAGATGCTTTCGTCGATGCTTTTGACAAGAACCCTCAAGCGATTTGCGGTTTATTTTGATCTCGACAGCGGAACTGGTAAATCTCGCTACTGCACCCTAGACTCCATCACCGAAGGAACCAGATTATAG